The following coding sequences are from one Sesamum indicum cultivar Zhongzhi No. 13 linkage group LG11, S_indicum_v1.0, whole genome shotgun sequence window:
- the LOC105173513 gene encoding protein CfxQ homolog, giving the protein MQKVKDQRARSLKPTTIHGFAQCGDFSAFQKLLRGNPSLLNERNPVMAQTPLHVSAGYNSIEIVKFLLDWQGPEKVELEAKNMYGETPLHMAAKNGCNEAAKLLLGHGAFVESKANNGMTPLHLAVWHSLRAEDFSTVNTLLEYNADCSAEDNEGMTPLNHLSQGPGNEKLRDLLLRHLAEQRKRRAIEACSETKAKMEALENELSHIVGLHALKLQLRKWAKGMLLDERRRALGLRVGARRPPHMAFLGNPGTGKTMVARLLGKLLHMVGILPTDRVTEVQRTDLVGEFVGHTGPKTRRKIQEADGGILFIDEAYRLIPMQKSDDKDYGLEALEEIMSVMDSGKIVVIFAGYSEPMKRVISSNEGFCRRVTKFFHFDDFSSMDLAKILHIKMSNQAEDSLLHGFKLHNSCTVEAVAALIERETTEKQRKEMNGGIVDPMLVNARENLDLRIDFECVDPDSLLTITLEDLEAGIRLLTH; this is encoded by the exons ATGCAGAAGGTGAAGGATCAAAGAGCAAGATCTTTGAAACCGACCACAATCCATGGCTTTGCGCAGTGTGGAGATTTCAGCGCCTTCCAGAAATTGCTTCGCGGCAATCCGTCTCTTCTCAATGAGCGGAACCCTGTT ATGGCACAGACACCTCTTCATGTTTCTGCTGGTTACAATAGCATTGAGATAGTAAAATTTCTTCTTGATTGGCAAGGACCTGAAAAGGTGGAATTGGAGGCCAAGAACATG TATGGAGAAACTCCATTGCACATGGCAGCTAAGAATGGATGTAATGAAGCTGCGAAGTTGCTTCTTGGTCATGGTGCTTTTGTTGAGTCCAAAGCAAAT AATGGGATGACTCCTTTGCACCTTGCTGTTTGGCACTCACTTCGAGCTGAAGACTTTTCAACTGTCAATACATTGCTAGAGTATAACGCCGATTGCAGTGCTGAAGACAAT GAGGGAATGACTCCTTTAAATCATCTCTCTCAAGGCCCAGGTAATGAGAAGCTGCGGGATCTCCTCCTCCGGCATCTCGCAGAGCAGCGGAAACGAAGAGCTATTGAAGCATGCAGTGAGACAAAAGCCAAGATGGAAGCACTTGAAAATGAATTGTCACATATAGTGGGTTTACATGCTCTTAAGTTACAACTCCGGAAATGGGCAAAGGGCATGCTCTTGGATGAAAGGCGTCGTGCTCTTGGGCTTAGAGTTGGAGCTAGAAGACCACCCCATATGGCCTTTCTTGGAAATCCTGGAACAG gtAAGACTATGGTAGCTCGGCTCCTGGGGAAACTCCTACATATGGTGGGCATACTTCCAACTGATAGGGTAACAGAAGTTCAGAGAACAGATTTGGTTGGAGAGTTTGTTGGTCATACAGGGCCGAAGACCAGAAGAAAG ATCCAAGAAGCAGACGGGGGCATTCTGTTTATAGACGAGGCTTATCGGTTAATACCAATGCAGAAGTCGGATGATAAAGACTATGGATTAGAAGCACTAGAGGAGATCATGTCTGTCATGGACAGTGGGAAAATAGTTGTTATATTCGCTGGCTACAGTGAACCAATGAAGCGTGTAATATCTTCAAATGAGGGCTTCTGCAGACGGGTGACTAAGTTTTTCCACTTTGATGACTTTAGTTCTATGGACCTTGCAAAGATTCTTCATATTAAAATGTCTAATCAGGCTGAAGATAGTCTATTGCATGGATTTAAATTGCACAATTCGTGCACAGTAGAGGCCGTTGCGGCCCTTATAGAACGAGAAACCACTGAAAAGCAGCGTAAGGAGATGAATGGAGGTATAGTAGACCCAATGTTAGTAAATGCTAGAGAAAACTTGGATTTGAGGATTGATTTTGAATGTGTAGACCCAGATTCTTTACTTACAATTACCTTAGAGGACTTGGAAGCCGGGATTCGGTTGTTGACACACTGA